In a genomic window of Zingiber officinale cultivar Zhangliang chromosome 9B, Zo_v1.1, whole genome shotgun sequence:
- the LOC122023306 gene encoding uncharacterized protein LOC122023306 yields MERRPMVMLRPLISPRQEEAVDRCGFCSTREGRRPQALSLYKTGKIPEVDPGGSVPIVVSRSVGDQQGGGRSIKQQNQENDEQPTSANYGIEDHLFDSENESAVLPSPIPWISRSGSKGNKVEQVADIKGSSIIPSTPASPTLPSPRHLSPSSSFSSDTSKPKIIYKSKASPPPPPPPPPPDYLKHEHGNHATARRLKEELKNSSRRECRDATNDITSPRNEQADNCGEDVAEASGGATEETSNHEAGGGEANEVDKKADEFIARFREQIRLQRIESIKRSTKQQSNKKQQVV; encoded by the exons ATGGAGAGGAGGCCTATGGTGATGCTTCGACCTTTGATCAGCCCAAGACAAGAGGAGGCCGTAGATCGATGTGGCTTCTGCTCAACCCGAGAGGGGAGGAGACCGCAGGCGCTATCCTTGTACAAAACAGGGAAGATCCCGGAAGTAGATCCAGGCGGCAGTGTGCCGATCGTAGTGAGCAGAAGCGTCGGTGATCAGCAGGGAGGAGGCCGCAG CATAAAACAACAAAACCAGGAGAACGATGAGCAGCCTACCTCAGCTAACTATGGAATTGAAGATCACCTGTTTGATTCAGAGAACGAGTCCGCAGTACTCCCCTCTCCAATCCCGTGGATATCACGCTCAGGGTCGAAGGGGAATAAGGTCGAACAGGTGGCCGACATAAAAGGCAGTAGCATCATTCCCTCAACTCCCGCGTCCCCCACTTTGCCTTCCCCAAGGCATCTTTCTCCTTCGTCGTCGTTCTCATCCGACACGTCGAAGCCGAAGATTATCTACAAAAGCAAGGCCagtccgccgccgccgccgccgccacctccACCCGACTACCTCAAACATGAGCACGGAAATCACGCAACGGCCAGAAGGCTCAAAGAGGAATTGAAGAACTCGAGCAGGAGAGAATGTCGGGATGCCACCAACGACATAACAAGTCCAAGGAATGAGCAGGCCGATAATTGCGGGGAGGACGTTGCAGAGGCGTCTGGTGGTGCCACAGAAGAAACGTCAAACCATGAAGCGGGAGGAGGGGAAGCGAATGAGGTGGACAAGAAGGCGGATGAGTTCATAGCAAGATTCAGAGAACAGATCAGACTTCAGAGGATCGAGTCGATCAAGAGATCCACCAAGCAGCAAAGTAACAAGAAGCAACAAGTTGTGTGA